The following proteins come from a genomic window of Nitrospira sp.:
- a CDS encoding Nucleoside 5-triphosphatase RdgB (dHAPTP, dITP, XTP-specific), with the protein MRPIDELLLATRNSDKARELAVLLGDLGIRIRTLAEFPAAPEVEEDGITCEANARKKAIEIASATGIPSVADDTGLEVDALGGRPGVFAARYAGESATYEDNCRKLLKELAGVPSERRTARFVTAAALAMPGGYTHVTTGALVGVIAEECSGSHGFGYDPVFFVPELGRTLAELTAEEKNRISHRAKAFRSMADILRTLAAGKL; encoded by the coding sequence ATGAGACCGATTGACGAACTCCTCCTCGCAACCAGAAATTCGGACAAAGCCAGGGAGCTCGCCGTTCTTCTGGGAGATCTTGGAATCCGCATCCGTACTTTGGCCGAGTTCCCCGCCGCCCCGGAAGTCGAAGAAGACGGCATAACGTGTGAAGCCAACGCGCGAAAAAAGGCCATAGAGATCGCCTCTGCGACAGGGATTCCGTCGGTCGCAGATGATACAGGACTCGAAGTTGATGCGTTGGGCGGAAGGCCGGGCGTATTTGCGGCCCGATATGCGGGGGAAAGTGCGACCTACGAAGACAATTGTCGGAAGCTGCTCAAGGAGCTAGCCGGCGTGCCGTCGGAACGGAGGACTGCACGATTCGTGACGGCCGCCGCCTTGGCGATGCCTGGAGGATACACTCACGTGACGACGGGAGCGCTCGTCGGTGTCATCGCTGAAGAGTGCTCAGGTTCCCACGGGTTTGGTTATGACCCGGTGTTCTTCGTCCCGGAACTCGGTCGTACGTTGGCCGAGTTGACGGCTGAAGAAAAAAACCGTATCAGTCATCGAGCCAAGGCCTTCCGATCCATGGCCGACATTCTTCGGACGCTTGCCGCTGGAAAACTTTGA
- a CDS encoding putative acetyltransferase has translation MTRRIEKLQPHHAVEAFDCGQEALNRFLQKHALQNQRSGGSQTYVGLVNETVIGYYALAVGSVGQEHTPERIKKGLAKHSIPIMLLARLAVDLNWRKQGVGAALVKDATLRTLQAADIAGIRALVVHAKDETARRFYERFDFLPSPTDPLHLFMLLKGVRKILS, from the coding sequence TTGACGAGGCGTATTGAAAAACTTCAACCGCATCACGCCGTTGAGGCATTCGACTGTGGACAAGAAGCCCTCAATCGCTTCCTTCAAAAACACGCCCTACAGAATCAGCGCAGCGGTGGATCGCAGACCTATGTAGGATTGGTCAACGAGACCGTGATCGGCTACTACGCTCTCGCGGTGGGTTCAGTAGGGCAAGAACACACCCCAGAACGAATAAAGAAAGGGTTGGCCAAGCATTCCATTCCGATTATGCTGCTTGCCCGGTTAGCGGTAGATCTGAACTGGCGGAAACAAGGAGTCGGTGCGGCGTTAGTAAAGGATGCGACGCTACGGACTCTCCAGGCTGCCGACATTGCAGGAATTCGTGCCTTGGTGGTCCATGCCAAAGACGAGACCGCGAGAAGATTTTATGAGCGCTTTGATTTTCTCCCTTCACCGACCGATCCATTACATCTTTTCATGCTTCTCAAAGGCGTGCGAAAGATTCTCTCGTAG
- a CDS encoding YcaO-like protein, translating into MALSNLSRRISSARKTSVLKQYWKGTQRTIPPAITVRKIMPLTKKFGITRIANVTGLDWLGLPVVMVCRPNSRSLSVSQGKGLTLDAAKASGLMESIELYHAEHISLPMQKGSFHHIATRFNVVSIERLPYVNWLQHKPDRELLWVEGHDLIGDQPIWIPYECVTADTVSHHLPGQSCFGMSSNGLASGNHLLEAIVHAICEVVERDATTLWFLCDLQVAKSSWVDIESWKEPEIKQLIAQFHKSGIQTLVWNITSDVGIPTFFCLLHEGASDPSRLVYTSSGMGCHLSADIALLRAITEAAQSRLTLIAGARDDMFRDQYEPSRFRHSDLLEYCSLRASGKVKKFSRPSSSLDGNTFNADLELILGRLKTVGIEQVIVIPLTGPELPYQVVKVLIPGLEAHDDHPLYCPGPRAHRMSKLVQ; encoded by the coding sequence ATGGCACTATCCAATCTTTCCCGCCGTATCTCCTCTGCTCGCAAGACTAGTGTCTTAAAACAATACTGGAAGGGTACGCAGCGGACTATTCCGCCTGCCATTACCGTTCGCAAGATCATGCCGTTGACGAAGAAGTTTGGCATAACACGCATCGCTAATGTGACAGGCCTTGATTGGCTTGGTTTGCCGGTTGTGATGGTTTGCCGGCCCAATTCGCGTTCCCTGTCAGTCTCACAAGGGAAGGGGCTGACCCTGGATGCTGCGAAAGCTTCAGGCCTCATGGAATCGATAGAGCTATATCATGCTGAACATATCTCCCTTCCGATGCAGAAAGGGTCATTCCATCATATAGCCACTCGCTTCAATGTTGTGAGCATAGAACGTTTGCCCTACGTCAATTGGCTGCAGCACAAGCCTGATCGAGAATTGTTATGGGTTGAGGGTCACGATCTTATTGGGGACCAACCGATCTGGATACCGTACGAATGTGTGACTGCTGACACAGTAAGCCACCACCTACCAGGTCAAAGCTGCTTTGGCATGTCATCGAATGGTTTGGCTTCCGGCAACCACCTTCTGGAAGCCATTGTCCATGCCATCTGTGAAGTGGTGGAACGTGATGCCACAACTCTCTGGTTTTTGTGTGATCTACAGGTAGCGAAATCCAGTTGGGTGGACATTGAGAGCTGGAAAGAGCCGGAAATCAAGCAACTAATTGCTCAATTTCACAAATCAGGGATTCAAACACTAGTCTGGAATATTACGTCAGACGTTGGCATTCCTACTTTCTTTTGTCTTCTTCATGAAGGAGCTAGCGACCCCTCACGACTCGTTTATACTTCGTCAGGCATGGGTTGTCATCTCTCTGCTGACATTGCGCTCCTACGCGCCATCACTGAGGCAGCTCAAAGCCGGCTGACTCTCATAGCGGGAGCCCGCGACGATATGTTCCGGGACCAGTACGAGCCCTCACGTTTTCGACATTCTGACCTCCTTGAATACTGCTCGCTTCGGGCAAGTGGGAAAGTGAAAAAATTCAGCCGGCCAAGCTCATCGCTGGACGGCAACACTTTTAACGCCGATCTTGAGTTGATCCTAGGAAGATTGAAAACCGTTGGGATAGAGCAAGTTATCGTCATTCCTCTAACGGGTCCTGAACTTCCGTATCAAGTCGTCAAAGTCCTTATTCCAGGACTGGAAGCCCATGACGACCATCCTTTGTATTGTCCCGGTCCTAGAGCGCACCGAATGAGTAAGTTAGTACAATGA
- a CDS encoding putative TonB-dependent Outer membrane receptor produces MPHSVFHPTGVQRITEGTLQCSIPPSPNHGAQENAEDTYGLGPQIRKVSCKHSFGYLFLIGLTMLLTTESPEIATSQPLAEQPQLPDSTPAALPKASIPSSATQAENDIFEILNEERESISRGTGQEQPISEAPANVYVITDEDIRHSGATDIPTVLRRIPGMEVMQMSGAEYDVSVRGNNQTAANHLLVLVDGRPIYEYAFGSVFWTLLPVTLPEIKKIEVMKGPSAAIYGFNAFDGVINIVTKSPQEMKGNTNGTYAQFGGGEFGTIRSTLIQAGTRGNFGYRVSFGHDQNQKWSNRDALALRSNKFNILTDYKFKDDSKFILSGGLIDSNRYDGPVFDIFDQSTELTNGYVNAAYERPNFFIRTNWTRWDRSSLTLLTPSILDSFFFQTGTDGSTALRFRNDVYTTWAQHTLDLTSTNRFLYGVNYFHNAVSNQNAFVGSLHEDRLGLYIQDEWKPTSTLTLIAGLRYDLLTGLNPTYSPRLSIIYKPHENHTFRISGSVAYRPPSFLESKASVFFLDMSGNPPTAGLGSKNLNPEQIVTYEGGYQGWYFKHRVRVRADVFYNHLSDFIHSGVPTADPLIFTFANSGQADIYGAEVGAEFLATSWLTGFVNYATAQVHQTSNLVELQNFSATRGAPSIKVNAGLRGEWDNGFSAETLIHHVSAASYPVNPSYQFLGQTFGFSPPMNTVGSYTLLNMRGAYRFWRDRAEVAVTAFNALNDRHRENPTGEVIGTRVMGWVTLRY; encoded by the coding sequence ATGCCACACAGCGTTTTCCATCCGACTGGTGTTCAGCGTATCACCGAGGGGACACTACAGTGCTCCATACCCCCCTCCCCGAATCATGGAGCTCAAGAAAATGCGGAAGATACGTATGGACTGGGCCCTCAAATTCGAAAAGTGTCGTGCAAACACAGCTTCGGATATCTGTTTCTAATTGGTTTGACAATGCTCCTGACGACTGAGAGTCCCGAAATCGCAACGTCGCAACCGCTTGCGGAGCAGCCTCAATTACCCGATTCAACTCCCGCTGCACTACCAAAGGCTTCCATTCCTTCGTCAGCTACACAAGCAGAGAATGACATCTTTGAGATCTTAAACGAGGAAAGAGAAAGCATTTCAAGAGGTACAGGGCAAGAACAACCGATCTCGGAGGCACCCGCGAATGTGTACGTCATCACGGATGAAGATATCCGCCATTCAGGAGCAACGGACATACCGACTGTCCTAAGGCGTATACCTGGAATGGAAGTCATGCAAATGTCCGGAGCAGAATACGACGTCAGTGTGCGCGGGAATAATCAGACAGCAGCCAATCACTTACTCGTATTGGTGGATGGCCGACCAATTTACGAATACGCTTTCGGGAGTGTGTTCTGGACACTCTTGCCTGTGACTCTTCCTGAAATTAAGAAAATCGAAGTCATGAAAGGCCCCTCGGCGGCAATCTACGGTTTCAATGCCTTTGATGGTGTCATTAACATCGTAACCAAGTCACCGCAGGAGATGAAGGGAAACACGAACGGCACATATGCCCAATTCGGCGGTGGAGAATTTGGCACAATTAGGTCAACTCTCATCCAAGCTGGAACCCGTGGCAATTTTGGATACCGAGTCTCTTTTGGCCACGATCAGAATCAGAAGTGGAGCAATCGAGATGCTCTGGCCTTGCGCAGCAATAAATTTAACATTCTCACGGACTACAAATTCAAAGACGATTCGAAGTTTATTCTTTCGGGAGGCCTAATAGACTCAAATCGCTACGACGGCCCAGTTTTCGACATCTTTGATCAATCAACCGAGCTTACAAATGGCTACGTCAATGCGGCATATGAGCGGCCGAACTTCTTCATCCGTACCAACTGGACTCGCTGGGATAGAAGCAGCCTCACACTTTTGACCCCTTCAATCCTCGATTCTTTTTTCTTTCAAACAGGGACAGATGGAAGTACCGCCCTCCGATTTCGCAATGATGTCTATACAACATGGGCACAGCACACGCTAGATTTGACAAGTACGAATCGATTCCTCTACGGCGTAAACTATTTTCACAATGCGGTTTCCAACCAGAATGCGTTTGTCGGCAGCCTGCATGAAGACCGATTAGGTTTGTATATCCAAGATGAATGGAAGCCCACATCTACACTGACCTTGATAGCAGGTCTTCGGTATGACCTATTGACAGGTCTCAATCCAACTTATAGCCCGAGACTCTCCATTATTTATAAACCTCACGAGAATCATACGTTCAGGATTTCCGGTTCTGTCGCATATCGCCCACCCAGCTTCTTGGAATCAAAAGCTTCCGTCTTTTTTTTAGACATGTCTGGGAATCCTCCTACCGCTGGTCTCGGCTCAAAAAATCTCAATCCTGAGCAGATAGTCACTTATGAAGGAGGCTATCAAGGATGGTATTTCAAACATCGCGTGAGGGTCAGAGCCGACGTGTTTTACAACCATCTATCAGATTTTATTCACAGCGGCGTTCCCACAGCCGATCCTCTTATCTTTACCTTTGCGAATTCTGGACAAGCTGACATCTACGGCGCGGAAGTAGGCGCTGAGTTTCTCGCCACTTCCTGGCTCACGGGATTCGTCAATTACGCCACCGCTCAGGTGCATCAAACGTCAAATCTGGTGGAATTACAAAATTTTAGCGCGACTCGCGGGGCGCCGTCGATCAAAGTCAATGCCGGCCTGCGCGGGGAATGGGATAACGGCTTCAGCGCGGAAACTCTTATCCATCACGTATCGGCCGCGAGTTATCCCGTCAATCCATCCTACCAGTTTTTGGGCCAGACGTTCGGCTTTAGCCCTCCCATGAACACCGTCGGGAGCTATACACTACTGAATATGCGGGGCGCCTATCGTTTTTGGCGTGACAGAGCCGAAGTTGCCGTAACTGCCTTTAACGCACTGAACGACAGACATCGAGAAAATCCGACCGGTGAGGTTATTGGCACCCGAGTCATGGGGTGGGTGACCCTTCGATACTAG
- a CDS encoding Tryptophan 2-monooxygenase produces the protein MKADLDVIVVGAGLAGLVSAYELSRAGHKVLILEAQDRPGGRVKTLRKEFSHGLLGEAGARFIPDLHKRTLEYATHFKLTTDMLPGESQRYYFRGMDQHAVLKKINQPWPSPIPLSLTEEEKHLGINGIISKYVGPALKEIGDPTAPDWPGPTLKKYDNMSFIQLLLNQPHPPSHGAIDLIRPTLWWGSQENLNRVSALWMLRQLVIGFPTQKYLYTIRGGMDRLPKEFAKRLAGKVRYRSPVVKIQQSANSVKVTYLQNGQQGTLTTSRVICALPFSLLRKIKTKPDFSPEKRQAIEQLTYASVARVYLQCSTRAWPEDLVTFTDLPIQNLLNTTILHRGGRQILDSYISGDQAQIVAGLGKADRAAFVLGQAQLAHPDIVKYYERGADYCWDEDPWARGAYPFCKPKEMFRFKLDLISRPEGRVHFAGDHASSRPGWIEGAIESGHRAACEIDPTIDQRVTNTK, from the coding sequence ATGAAAGCTGACTTAGATGTGATCGTAGTGGGAGCAGGACTTGCGGGCCTCGTGAGCGCGTATGAATTGAGCCGTGCAGGGCATAAAGTCTTGATCTTAGAAGCACAGGACCGCCCTGGAGGGCGAGTCAAAACCTTGCGAAAGGAGTTTTCTCATGGGCTATTGGGGGAAGCCGGGGCGCGGTTTATTCCTGACCTTCATAAGCGAACATTAGAATACGCAACACATTTTAAACTAACTACAGATATGCTACCTGGTGAGAGCCAGCGATATTACTTCCGTGGCATGGATCAGCATGCTGTGCTCAAGAAGATTAATCAACCTTGGCCCAGCCCGATTCCGCTCTCGCTTACAGAGGAGGAAAAACATTTAGGTATCAATGGCATTATTAGCAAGTACGTGGGGCCAGCCCTAAAGGAGATCGGAGATCCTACAGCTCCAGACTGGCCTGGCCCAACACTCAAAAAGTACGATAATATGAGTTTCATACAGCTCCTGCTGAATCAGCCACACCCACCGTCCCATGGCGCGATTGATTTGATTCGTCCTACTCTCTGGTGGGGTTCTCAAGAGAACCTTAATAGAGTATCAGCCTTGTGGATGCTCCGGCAATTGGTTATCGGATTTCCTACTCAAAAATATCTGTACACAATCCGTGGAGGGATGGACAGACTTCCTAAGGAATTTGCTAAGCGCCTCGCTGGAAAAGTTCGTTATCGGTCTCCTGTCGTGAAGATCCAGCAAAGCGCCAATTCCGTGAAAGTAACGTATCTTCAAAATGGACAACAAGGCACCTTGACCACATCCAGGGTCATTTGTGCGCTTCCATTCTCGCTTCTCAGGAAGATAAAAACAAAACCTGACTTCTCGCCAGAAAAGCGTCAGGCGATTGAACAATTGACCTATGCATCAGTTGCAAGAGTCTATCTGCAATGTAGCACGCGTGCTTGGCCTGAAGATCTCGTTACGTTTACGGATCTTCCGATTCAGAATCTTCTGAACACTACTATCCTCCACCGCGGGGGACGGCAAATACTGGACTCTTATATATCCGGGGATCAGGCTCAGATCGTCGCAGGGTTAGGGAAAGCTGACAGGGCTGCTTTTGTTCTTGGACAAGCACAACTAGCCCATCCAGACATCGTAAAGTATTATGAGCGAGGTGCTGATTATTGTTGGGATGAAGATCCGTGGGCACGAGGAGCGTACCCGTTTTGCAAGCCAAAGGAGATGTTTCGATTCAAATTAGATTTGATCTCACGTCCGGAAGGTAGAGTGCACTTTGCTGGAGATCATGCCTCTTCGCGACCAGGATGGATTGAAGGCGCTATCGAATCCGGCCATCGTGCAGCGTGTGAAATCGACCCGACAATCGATCAACGAGTCACAAACACGAAGTAG
- a CDS encoding Response regulator of zinc sigma-54-dependent two-component system: MRAKILVVDDDPDILLGLQNRVSFMGHEPLTATNGKDALRLIGEEEPDLVLLDLKIPDISGIEVLKQIGTASAPSRSQDEETTQTTPYTSPLIVILTAYGTIELAVQAMQLGAFDFVPKPFTADHLTVVINKALATVALHRHVETLRKEVDDQFEPIVSTSKQMSDQLTVARQAASSSVTVLLLGETGTGKEVVARAIHRWSPRSTKPFIAVNCAAFPENLLENELFGHEKGAFTGALKREPGKIEIAEGGTLFLDEIGDMPLTMQSHLLRVLQDRTFYRVGGTQEVRANVRFIAATNKDLKQAIRQGTFREDLYFRLAVITIALPPLRERMEDLSTLVDHFLNRPSNIGLCKCLTLSDEAFQALQHYPWPGNVRELENVLTRALILCSGDRIEPEHLSLPDLTTSVSSTSPVTQEPNSDLLFFSYHQSMDAYSQKLPYVGTDGIRQRRQRNSACNGPT; the protein is encoded by the coding sequence ATGCGCGCTAAAATTCTTGTTGTCGATGACGACCCCGATATCCTCCTGGGCCTGCAGAATCGTGTCAGTTTTATGGGACACGAACCCTTGACGGCGACGAACGGCAAGGATGCCTTGCGCTTGATCGGGGAAGAGGAGCCGGATCTTGTCTTGCTGGACTTGAAAATTCCGGATATCAGCGGCATTGAGGTGTTGAAACAGATCGGTACGGCATCAGCTCCGAGCCGATCTCAAGACGAGGAGACAACCCAGACAACTCCTTACACCAGCCCGCTGATTGTCATACTCACGGCATATGGAACCATCGAACTCGCAGTCCAGGCCATGCAACTGGGCGCCTTCGATTTTGTGCCGAAGCCGTTCACCGCCGACCACCTCACCGTCGTCATCAACAAGGCCTTGGCCACCGTCGCCCTCCATCGCCACGTCGAGACGCTTCGCAAGGAGGTCGATGATCAGTTCGAACCGATCGTCTCCACCAGCAAGCAGATGAGCGATCAATTGACTGTGGCCAGACAAGCGGCGTCTTCCTCCGTGACCGTCTTGTTGCTCGGCGAAACGGGGACGGGGAAAGAAGTGGTCGCCCGCGCCATTCATCGGTGGAGTCCTCGCTCCACGAAACCGTTTATTGCCGTCAATTGCGCCGCCTTCCCTGAGAACCTCCTGGAGAACGAGCTCTTTGGGCACGAAAAGGGGGCGTTCACCGGAGCCCTCAAGCGGGAGCCCGGCAAGATCGAGATCGCCGAGGGCGGCACGCTGTTTCTTGACGAGATCGGCGACATGCCGCTCACCATGCAAAGCCATCTCTTGCGGGTGCTTCAAGATCGAACCTTCTATCGTGTCGGCGGAACGCAAGAAGTACGAGCCAATGTCCGGTTTATCGCCGCCACGAACAAAGATCTGAAACAAGCGATTCGTCAAGGCACGTTCCGCGAAGATCTGTACTTTCGCCTTGCCGTGATTACCATCGCCCTGCCGCCGTTGCGTGAACGGATGGAGGATCTTTCCACCCTCGTCGACCATTTCCTCAACCGGCCCAGCAACATCGGCCTGTGTAAATGCTTGACCCTCAGCGACGAAGCATTCCAAGCGCTGCAACACTATCCCTGGCCGGGCAACGTGCGGGAATTGGAGAACGTCCTCACTCGTGCCTTGATCCTCTGCTCGGGCGACAGGATCGAACCGGAACACCTTTCATTGCCCGATTTAACCACTTCAGTTTCTTCCACGTCCCCCGTGACTCAGGAGCCCAACAGCGACCTCCTGTTTTTCTCCTATCATCAGAGCATGGACGCCTATAGCCAGAAGCTGCCTTACGTCGGAACGGATGGAATCAGACAAAGGCGGCAGCGGAACTCGGCCTGCAACGGACCTACTTGA
- a CDS encoding putative TonB-dependent Outer membrane receptor: MARHRQNLTLACLSFVVVVFLMNPSVARTEDQKNAWDTPPDQGIPDELQLLKEEETVSIASRYEQPISQSPSNVYVITDEDIRHSGATDLPTILPRVPGIEVMQVTGADFNVSIRGDNQLNANKLLVMVDGRYGLVNGAILVQSGKCASMHFT, encoded by the coding sequence ATGGCCCGACATCGGCAAAATCTCACTCTTGCGTGTCTTTCCTTCGTCGTCGTTGTCTTTTTGATGAATCCCTCTGTTGCTCGGACAGAAGATCAAAAGAATGCATGGGACACACCACCCGACCAAGGCATCCCTGACGAACTCCAACTGCTCAAAGAAGAAGAAACGGTCAGCATCGCCTCACGCTACGAGCAACCGATTTCCCAGTCTCCATCGAACGTTTATGTGATCACTGACGAAGATATTCGCCATTCCGGCGCCACAGACCTCCCGACGATCTTGCCTCGTGTGCCGGGTATCGAGGTCATGCAGGTCACCGGCGCCGACTTCAACGTCAGCATTCGAGGAGACAATCAATTAAATGCCAACAAATTGCTGGTAATGGTCGATGGGCGTTATGGGTTGGTTAATGGTGCGATATTAGTGCAGTCGGGAAAATGTGCTAGCATGCATTTTACTTAG
- a CDS encoding Ribonuclease PH produces the protein MSGISGLVRFDGRRRDQVRPVKVTRNFIKHAEGAVLIEMGDTKVICTASVEEKVPPFLKGKGTGWVTAEYAMLPRATHERSPREAVKGKQGGRTLEIQRLVGRALRSVTDMSQLGERSIWIDCDVIQADGGTRTASITGAFIALADACAVLKKRDLLKKIPLTDYLAAISVGKVGGEVMVDLAYTEDSMAEVDMNVVMTGRGRYVEVQGTAERTPFAKQDMDEFLNLGWQAIQRLTAIQKELIGALD, from the coding sequence ATGAGCGGAATTTCCGGATTGGTTCGTTTCGATGGGCGTCGTAGAGATCAGGTCCGCCCCGTAAAAGTGACACGTAACTTTATCAAGCATGCCGAAGGCGCGGTGTTGATTGAAATGGGAGACACGAAGGTCATTTGTACGGCCTCCGTTGAGGAAAAGGTGCCGCCCTTTCTCAAAGGCAAGGGGACCGGATGGGTCACGGCGGAATATGCGATGTTGCCGCGTGCGACCCATGAGCGATCGCCGCGTGAGGCGGTCAAGGGAAAGCAAGGCGGCCGAACCTTGGAGATCCAACGTCTCGTCGGACGTGCGCTGCGTTCCGTGACCGACATGTCTCAACTCGGAGAGCGGTCCATTTGGATCGACTGTGATGTGATCCAAGCGGATGGCGGCACCAGAACCGCTTCAATCACCGGTGCCTTTATCGCCTTGGCCGATGCCTGTGCCGTGCTGAAAAAAAGGGATCTGTTGAAGAAGATTCCCCTGACCGATTACCTTGCCGCGATCAGCGTCGGAAAAGTCGGTGGAGAAGTGATGGTGGATCTCGCTTATACCGAGGATTCAATGGCGGAAGTGGATATGAATGTCGTGATGACCGGCCGCGGCCGGTATGTCGAGGTTCAGGGTACGGCGGAACGTACGCCGTTCGCGAAGCAAGATATGGACGAGTTCCTGAATCTTGGTTGGCAGGCTATCCAACGATTGACCGCTATTCAGAAAGAGCTGATCGGTGCGCTCGACTAA
- a CDS encoding Transposase, with the protein MNATQLERLREHLTRLRLLKSRERLEALLQEAAAQELSYADFLDQVLGEEVTAKAAKNMTMRTSWARFPFVKSLEVFDFTYQPSLDKKQIQQVATCHFIEHGENVVILGPPGVGKSHLAIGVGLHAIAQGYRVLFTTAAAMMATLTRALAENRLEDKLKLYTIPRLLIIDEIGYLPIDRTGANLFFLLISRRYEKGPMILTSNQSFGAWGEVFGDRVLATAILDRVLHHAITINIRGHSYRLKEKLKAGLVRLDEAAATP; encoded by the coding sequence ATGAACGCCACCCAACTCGAACGCCTGCGTGAACACTTGACGCGCCTGCGACTCTTGAAGAGTCGTGAGCGGCTGGAGGCGCTCTTACAGGAGGCGGCCGCCCAGGAGCTGTCGTATGCAGACTTCCTCGATCAGGTGCTCGGTGAAGAGGTGACTGCCAAGGCCGCGAAGAACATGACGATGCGCACCAGTTGGGCGCGGTTTCCATTCGTAAAGAGTTTGGAGGTCTTTGACTTCACCTACCAGCCCTCGCTGGACAAGAAACAGATTCAACAGGTGGCGACTTGCCACTTCATTGAGCACGGCGAGAATGTCGTGATCCTGGGGCCACCCGGGGTCGGCAAGAGCCACTTAGCTATTGGGGTCGGGCTCCACGCGATTGCGCAGGGCTACCGGGTCTTGTTCACGACGGCCGCGGCCATGATGGCCACCCTGACCCGGGCGCTTGCCGAGAATCGGCTCGAGGATAAGCTGAAGCTCTACACGATTCCGCGGTTGTTGATCATTGATGAGATCGGCTATCTGCCGATTGACCGAACCGGGGCCAATTTGTTTTTTCTGCTCATCTCGCGCCGGTACGAGAAGGGACCGATGATTCTCACGAGTAATCAGAGCTTCGGCGCCTGGGGAGAGGTGTTTGGGGACCGGGTCCTGGCGACCGCGATCCTCGATCGCGTGCTGCACCATGCGATCACCATTAATATCCGGGGCCATTCCTATCGGCTCAAGGAGAAGCTCAAAGCCGGACTGGTGCGACTGGATGAAGCGGCGGCGACACCCTAA
- a CDS encoding Transposase, producing the protein MELDEMTETTIMPPQGNHAGEVCMVDHERWAEIRRLHQDERISISEIARRLDLERKTVRRSLRQATWQPYHRAAVAETLLTAHADCVRTRAPQVNYSARILYQELRASRGYTGSYETVKRFVAPLREIQLQADRALLRFETPPGQQSQIDWGQATVPFRAGATVVHVFVLTLGFSRRGFYYACVDERMAQFLEAHERAFTHFGGHTREHLYDRPRTVCYADETGRRLWNPTFKAFADYWGFEPRVCRPYRAQTKGKVESGVKYLKRNFLPGRTFVDLVDFQTQLDEWNTTIADCRFHGTTHEAPLTRFERERGQLVPCAGQRSFQQEARVSRLVAEDYLVSLATNRYSVPFRFIGQRVEVQRRGDTVHVFHRDHEIATHPVLPGTHQFRILPEHGPGAIARLPRQRRSTRSEPTPRAAALPEVEIRDLACYEALCGHTTAQEVRP; encoded by the coding sequence ATGGAGCTTGACGAGATGACGGAGACGACGATCATGCCACCCCAGGGCAATCACGCTGGGGAGGTGTGCATGGTGGATCACGAGCGGTGGGCGGAGATTCGACGGTTGCATCAGGACGAGCGGATATCCATTTCAGAGATTGCGCGGCGGTTGGACCTGGAGCGGAAGACCGTGCGGCGGAGTCTGCGCCAGGCGACGTGGCAACCGTATCACCGAGCAGCAGTGGCGGAGACGCTGCTGACGGCTCATGCTGACTGTGTGCGGACCCGGGCGCCGCAGGTGAATTACTCGGCGCGGATTCTGTATCAGGAACTGCGGGCGAGCCGGGGCTACACCGGCAGTTATGAGACCGTGAAGCGGTTCGTCGCGCCGCTGCGCGAAATTCAGCTGCAGGCCGACCGGGCACTTCTCCGATTTGAGACGCCGCCAGGCCAACAGAGTCAGATTGATTGGGGCCAAGCCACCGTACCCTTCCGGGCTGGTGCGACCGTGGTCCACGTGTTTGTCCTCACGTTGGGCTTCAGCCGCCGCGGGTTCTATTATGCCTGTGTCGATGAGCGGATGGCGCAGTTTCTGGAGGCACACGAACGGGCGTTTACCCATTTTGGCGGCCACACGCGTGAGCATCTCTATGACCGTCCGCGGACGGTGTGCTATGCGGATGAGACGGGGCGGCGTCTCTGGAATCCCACCTTCAAAGCGTTTGCCGACTATTGGGGCTTTGAGCCCCGCGTCTGCCGCCCCTATCGGGCCCAGACCAAGGGCAAAGTCGAATCGGGTGTGAAGTACCTGAAACGGAACTTTCTGCCGGGGCGGACGTTTGTGGATCTCGTGGATTTCCAAACCCAGCTCGACGAATGGAACACAACGATCGCTGACTGTCGGTTCCATGGAACCACGCATGAGGCGCCGCTCACGCGATTCGAGCGAGAACGTGGACAGCTGGTGCCGTGCGCGGGCCAGCGCAGCTTTCAGCAGGAGGCCCGGGTCTCGCGCCTCGTGGCCGAAGATTATTTGGTCAGCCTGGCGACGAACCGCTACTCCGTCCCCTTCCGCTTCATCGGCCAACGGGTTGAGGTGCAGCGACGGGGCGACACGGTCCACGTCTTTCATCGTGACCACGAGATTGCGACGCACCCGGTGCTCCCCGGCACTCACCAATTCCGCATTCTGCCGGAGCACGGCCCTGGGGCGATCGCCCGCCTCCCACGCCAGCGTCGGTCGACGCGGAGCGAGCCCACCCCGCGGGCGGCGGCACTGCCGGAGGTGGAGATCCGGGATCTGGCCTGCTACGAGGCGCTCTGTGGACACACGACAGCGCAGGAGGTGCGGCCATGA